tagggggagattgttggtgagactgcgtagctgtatgaacaggtacgtgataactcaacacgatacCAACACTAGAACgagacaggttaataatactacgtctacacaagaaatcaggaagaatgaagacagggcaaatacaaagaatcaaaagattagaagaaggcctgaagtatgtctacaggtcactgaaagaagttcattaatatgatcattcctcagtgaagaacaaaggttaaagactttcagggtttcaaaaatgttaaagattcagtatacaagtgctaccggaagatttcagtgtattggcattgattgaagatagacagtgttcgaagcataggaatctgaagaattgaagacagggtatagacagaggttaatgaagacattgtctaaagtaccagaaaagATTCCAATGAAAGTACAGTTATTTATTGACAGTTAGTGtttgaagcaataaagttgaggcaagcttaacaatgtaatcaagactataatacgaagaccagaatcggggttagtcgtctgtgaaccagaacagttgcactaggcgtcaacagctcgtgaaaggaatctgagtattatctatagaaggattgttaagttgaggaacgtacttggattgaacgtttatctgttaaagtacgagaagaggtgcgcggggtatacagctcaacagctcaggggactagcgaagctcaaagtttaattgttaaattaaataaattatttaatggactttaatataatttatttaataaacttagaatgatttatcttataaactttaaataagtttattttataaatctaaattagtttatttatataaattatatttaagttaattttataaattaatttaattacaatttaaacttaaaaagaaaagaaacaaaaaagaaaagagaaaaagaaaaagaaaacaaaaaaaagagaaaaagaaaaagaaaacaaaaaaaagaaaagagaaaaagaaaacaaaacaaaaataaaaggAATGACAAAGGCGTACAAGGTTGTTGTTTTATTTTTGGTGTTTTCAGTTATGTACAAATATATGTACTCGATTAAGTTAGTCGCCAGAGGAAATCAACTAGTAACCCCCTGTGTCACCACAAGGGAGTTAGTTTATTAATAAATCAATTACTCCCTCCTGTACTACCTTGTCGCCACAGAACAAGATAGAGCATCACATGTCGCCACACAGCCTGTCGCCACAGAAAAGAATATTCCTGCCGTCACAGAAGCTCTAattctcagccacacaatttattgataaagtctacactttgcagcagaagataTTGAGCCATTCATTCTGAAATAATttttgttcatcttctctcccaaaaagagaagtgaaatggcagcattgatttacagagaagctcaagctatttgtttatccgtttaacttctcaccggagtaacgttatattgcccaatttaattcttgtatattcataggggcattataatcgttatccggtaattaaatcctagtacaaacaaaagttagattattgtataggatttcatttgtaaatctttgtagtagctagaaactttatttttcttagattgtaaccggttaatttatttaccggagtgtagcaacaccctcgaggatttatatacgaatatatatttccccaaatatcttgtgttcctcatttttatcgtttcaaacactattcctctcaagaacacgaaacactaaccgagcactaaatattttatccgctaaagattcgaaagaatttttaatttagtgattatcgtattcaacccccccccccttcgacgataattcgggacctaacacaCCAGAATCATCAACAAAGGCATTGCAGCTCATCATTCCAGAGAATGGGCTTTCTAACACATCAGTGCTCTCAGCAGAGGTATTTGATTGCATTCCAGAGAGTTGCATCAGTTGAGCAAGTTGACTTAACTGTTGAGTAGAAAAACCATCAGAACTAGAAGAGTCTGAAGCTTGAGCTGCATTTGCAGTTCTAAAGGGCTGTTGTCTATTGTTTTTCGACCACTTGCCTCTAAAAGGTCCCATGTTTCCAGAGTTGTTTCTAGGAGTAGGCTTTTGCAGTGGTGTAGCTCCAGGTCCCTTATATTGCAAGTGCCATTTTGGATATCCGATAACTGACGAACATCTATCAGCCGTGTGTCCCTTGGCTCCACAGGCAGTGCAGTTATAGACCTTTGATGGTTGCCCCTTACTATACATTGCAAGGATTTCATGCTCCGAGTCTTTGTTGGTAAAGAGATCTCGTTGAGCTTCTTCTTGCTGGAGCATGGCAATAGCAGTTTCAACGCTAGGTAGTGGTGTGGTCAACAAAATATGACTCTATTGAGAAGAATACACATCATTAAGACCATTTAAAAACTGGAAAAGTTTAAACTCCTCCTCCTGGACCTCAATCTCACTTAGCAATTTGACAACCTCTGATGTAAGTGCAGTTATTGTAGGCAACACATTCATAGCATCAAGCTCTTCCCAGATTGTTTTTAGAGATGTATGATAATCAGTGACAGACATGGTGTGTTGTTTTAATTCATAAACACTTTTGTTCAATTTATATTTTCGAGATCCATTTGTAAGTGAAAAACTCAGCTCAAGATTATTCCAGATTTCTTTTGAAGTATGCATATAAATGACAGATTTGCAAATAGCAGGTGAAAGATTAGAGGTTATCCAGGATATTTCCATGTTGTCACAAGTCTCCCACATCTCTGCCTTGGATGCATCATCTGCAGGAAATGGTACAGTTCCTTTGACAAACCCAAACTTTCTTTTGGATGACAAGCTAATTTCTATGGATCATTTCCATGCTTTGTAATCTGAGCTTCCTTGGAGTTTTTCCACCTAAATGGAACTGGGATTGTCCGAGGGATGAAGAAACAAAAGATTCACCATGTCTTGATATAACAAACGAGCATTGGAAGCCATCAATACTCAAAGAAGATAAACAGGGTTGGTAGATATAACACAACTTTTGGAAAAAAAACTGAGCTTGATAAAAGTAGATCTGGAAAAAAAATACAATGTAAACAAACACTTTCAAATAGTGTACAGGCTCAGAAATAGAAATCAGCTATAGAGCACTTgacagctctgataccattataACAAAAATGATTCAAAACAGATAAATGGCATTCATCATTAAATCAAATCAAAGATAGATGAATGATTCAGAAATAGATGCAGAGTcaagtgtggcgccctccaaacccgggtcagaggtttggggtccacacacttcttatttataacctgcttataacaataataaaggtaataataatatgcagtgaccctacttaccaatcaccacggaccgcaacaggttaaattatgcacacaagccaaacacactattatattacaaacgttcaaatcccaactattccaaactcaaaactgagtattaaacattattacaaacttttacagacttaatttatcccaaaagaagcctactagctcagctcaatcaacctgaacccctagctctcgcgctggactggggatcctcggtaccaaccggttccttcttaactggaaaagaacagaaacaatatcgcacaaatgagctaactagctcagcaagtcacaatgacaaaactgagaataatgatcatcaggtgaacatggttatgatatcaagtgaacaatggattatgatttagaattggatattatattttcatgttaaaaaccaaggttaggctgctgatcagtcacgcactaaccccgagcaaagcacacagcactgctctaactactggatccaaggcacacattggcct
This genomic stretch from Apium graveolens cultivar Ventura unplaced genomic scaffold, ASM990537v1 ctg8843, whole genome shotgun sequence harbors:
- the LOC141705373 gene encoding uncharacterized protein LOC141705373 produces the protein MWETCDNMEISWITSNLSPAICKSVIYMHTSKEIWNNLELSFSLTNGSRKYKLNKSVYELKQHTMSVTDYHTSLKTIWEELDAMNVLPTITALTSESHILLTTPLPSVETAIAMLQQEEAQRDLFTNKDSEHEILAMYSKGQPSKVYNCTACGAKGHTADRCSSVIGYPKWHLQYKGPGATPLQKPTPRNNSGNMGPFRGKWSKNNRQQPFRTANAAQASDSSSSDGFSTQQLSQLAQLMQLSGMQSNTSAESTDVLESPFSGMMSCNAFVDDSATQSHQHGAWIIDSGASDHMTTNLSNLVSPVAVTSKNHINLPTGATEQITHTGTAILPNGLHLFDVLCVPYFKHNLLSVQKLIKHTNVEVKFLPTHCIILDVTTQAIKSVGEAKHGLYYLVHTDKPTTWLSKFQYAPACLNANSNPKSTPVTVWHHRLGHAPLSKINLIPEISTTKTSSQICVTCPMAKFTKLPFTLSDSHAHKIFDLVHIDIWGPYKVCTKGNMKYFMTIVDDKSRHTWVSLLRQKSEAFPIIEAFCQYAEK